From the genome of Uranotaenia lowii strain MFRU-FL chromosome 1, ASM2978415v1, whole genome shotgun sequence, one region includes:
- the LOC129758039 gene encoding uncharacterized protein LOC129758039 codes for MWILSCLFQRVKWVTNSSSSFECCYCVVKEPGEEDSENSSSVSGPTGLGIGALGGGGPRYVQLANNPAAVDSSINQLPTASGTSHPASAGIERSDSIEMDPNGLLNLARLGYHVQFVEGVIDNEKPPTDAPPQPNPNVGGSGRK; via the exons ATGTGGATTCTGTCCTGCCTGTTCCAACGTGTCAAGTGGGTGACAAATTCATCATCATCGTTCGAGTGCTGTTATTGTGTAGTGAAGGAGCCCGGAGAGGAAGACTCGGAAAATTCCTCTTCCGTTTCCGGACCAACAGGACTAGGAATAGGAGCACTAGGAGGAGGAGGACCACGTTACGTTCAGTTGGCCAATAATCCAGCAGCGGTGGACAGCAGCATAAATCAACTTCCGACAGCATCTGGAACATCCCATCCAGCATCTGCAGGGATAGAAAGATCGGACAGCATCGAGATGGATCCCAATGG ACTGCTAAACCTGGCTCGTCTCGGCTATCACGTTCAATTTGTGGAGGGGGTTATTGATAATGAAAAGCCTCCGACCGACGCACCACCCCAACCGAATCCGAATGTTGGTGGCAGTGGACGAAAGTGA